Proteins co-encoded in one Arthrobacter globiformis genomic window:
- a CDS encoding MFS transporter: MSLSQPSRAVKRSLKPAAPASRQAKRAVLSGTFGSALEWFDFAVYGAMAATVFPKLFFNDMNPAIALLASFATFGVGFVARPLGGIVFGHLGDRLGRRKILLTTFIMMGVASMVIGLLPPQSAIGIAAPALLVLMRFIQGIALGGEATGAQLMTMEHAPADRRAFYGGLMAMGSPISQVAANLVLAVLSGVLSPEAFLAWGWRVPFLLSILLVAVGIYIRLKVEETPVFKEGMQEVAQESTTPATVIKTHGITILRLILAFAPIVVTFYIVSVFGISYLTTHGFSQSQTFTIIMISNFLSVIAIWWGGRLADVYGRRRILMIGSAGTLLAAVLFFPVVNLGSFPLTLGMVAFSLVTAQFGNAGQGALFAEAFPTHMRYTGSALALTGSNLIFAAPAPFLASWLMSISGGSTVSITIAWIVIIAAALINMVMMGDGKTLEGGQHRFGRYVPVEETTTTAPAVTGLAGSADAEEAVTR; this comes from the coding sequence ATGAGTCTGTCCCAGCCGTCACGAGCCGTAAAGCGCTCGCTCAAGCCCGCAGCACCCGCCTCCCGGCAGGCCAAGCGCGCCGTCCTCAGCGGTACCTTCGGGTCCGCCCTCGAATGGTTCGACTTCGCCGTCTACGGCGCCATGGCCGCAACCGTCTTCCCCAAGCTGTTCTTCAACGACATGAATCCAGCAATCGCGCTGCTTGCATCCTTCGCAACATTCGGCGTCGGATTCGTGGCCCGCCCGCTCGGCGGAATCGTGTTCGGCCATCTGGGGGACCGCCTGGGACGCCGCAAGATCCTACTTACTACTTTCATCATGATGGGCGTCGCGTCGATGGTCATCGGCCTGCTTCCGCCGCAGTCAGCGATCGGCATCGCCGCCCCTGCCCTGCTGGTTCTCATGCGCTTCATCCAGGGCATCGCGCTCGGCGGCGAAGCTACGGGAGCCCAGCTGATGACCATGGAACACGCACCCGCGGACCGCCGCGCCTTCTACGGTGGGCTCATGGCGATGGGTTCGCCGATCAGCCAAGTGGCTGCGAACCTGGTGCTGGCAGTCCTTTCCGGCGTACTGAGCCCGGAAGCGTTCCTCGCCTGGGGCTGGCGCGTGCCGTTCCTGCTGAGCATCCTGCTGGTGGCCGTGGGCATCTACATCCGGCTCAAGGTTGAAGAGACGCCCGTGTTCAAGGAAGGCATGCAGGAGGTCGCCCAGGAATCCACCACTCCGGCCACCGTGATCAAGACGCACGGCATCACCATCCTGCGGCTCATTCTCGCCTTCGCCCCGATCGTCGTGACGTTCTACATCGTCTCGGTGTTCGGCATCAGCTACCTCACCACCCACGGCTTCTCGCAGAGCCAGACGTTCACGATCATCATGATCTCCAACTTCCTCTCCGTGATCGCGATCTGGTGGGGCGGGCGTCTCGCGGATGTCTACGGCCGCCGTCGGATCCTGATGATCGGATCGGCAGGCACCCTGCTCGCCGCCGTCCTGTTCTTCCCGGTGGTGAACCTGGGCAGCTTCCCGCTGACGCTGGGCATGGTGGCGTTCTCCCTGGTGACCGCGCAGTTCGGAAACGCCGGCCAGGGGGCGCTCTTTGCCGAGGCGTTCCCCACCCACATGCGGTACACGGGATCAGCACTCGCCCTCACCGGTTCCAATCTGATCTTCGCGGCCCCTGCGCCGTTCCTGGCCTCCTGGCTGATGAGCATCAGCGGCGGCAGCACCGTCTCCATCACCATTGCCTGGATCGTGATCATCGCCGCCGCGCTGATCAACATGGTGATGATGGGCGACGGTAAGACCCTCGAGGGCGGCCAGCACCGCTTCGGCCGCTATGTTCCCGTTGAGGAAACGACGACGACGGCGCCCGCCGTCACCGGGCTGGCCGGCTCCGCAGATGCCGAAGAGGCCGTGACCCGATGA
- a CDS encoding NIPSNAP family protein yields the protein MIVEQRTYVLHTGARLNEYLESYESIGLPAQKPILGGFLGYFVTEFGRQNELNHFWAYADLEDRRTRRAELAKNGQWQECLAIIRPMIMTMENRIMYPTSFSPIRTLPVAITDSHTAFSRNQEPGHDQ from the coding sequence ATGATCGTTGAACAGCGCACCTACGTCCTGCACACCGGCGCCCGGCTCAACGAGTACCTCGAATCGTACGAAAGCATCGGCCTGCCCGCGCAGAAGCCGATCCTGGGCGGCTTCCTCGGCTACTTCGTCACCGAATTCGGGCGGCAGAACGAGCTCAACCACTTCTGGGCGTATGCGGACCTGGAGGACCGCCGGACCCGCCGTGCCGAGCTCGCCAAGAACGGGCAGTGGCAGGAATGCCTGGCCATCATCCGACCGATGATCATGACGATGGAGAACCGGATCATGTACCCGACGTCCTTCTCGCCGATCCGTACTCTACCCGTTGCCATCACCGATTCCCACACGGCGTTCAGCCGGAACCAGGAGCCCGGCCATGACCAGTAA
- a CDS encoding SDR family NAD(P)-dependent oxidoreductase: MTSNPTATLDAEAIKQPVLLQTAIVTGGAGGIGQAISRRLAAEGYAVVVADLDQDAADRTAASLPDVGWAEHRGFAGNLADGAANRELAAFAAQTGPVGVVVNAVGISPKRNGHKIRFFELSDEEWNTVMAVNVAAPFFLIREVYPHMPTDGSASIVNLLSITAKTGTGGGPDADFAPFFPSSVAYGASKAALQNLTASLAHELADLKIRVNGVAPGFVQTPMMGDVTQDARLLGQVPMKRFARPEEIADAVAFLTGNQSTYITGISLDVNGGWLTC; this comes from the coding sequence ATGACCAGTAATCCCACAGCCACACTCGACGCTGAGGCAATCAAGCAACCGGTGCTGCTGCAGACGGCGATCGTGACCGGCGGCGCCGGCGGCATCGGCCAGGCCATCAGCCGGCGCCTCGCGGCGGAAGGCTACGCCGTCGTCGTCGCGGACCTCGACCAGGACGCGGCGGATCGGACGGCCGCCTCACTCCCCGACGTGGGCTGGGCAGAACACCGCGGCTTCGCCGGCAACCTGGCCGACGGAGCAGCCAACCGGGAACTTGCCGCGTTCGCCGCTCAAACCGGTCCGGTGGGGGTGGTGGTCAACGCGGTCGGCATTTCCCCCAAGCGCAACGGCCACAAGATCCGCTTCTTCGAACTCAGCGACGAGGAGTGGAACACCGTCATGGCGGTCAACGTCGCAGCGCCCTTCTTCCTCATCCGCGAGGTCTACCCGCACATGCCCACTGACGGTTCCGCCAGCATCGTGAACCTGCTGTCCATCACGGCCAAGACCGGCACCGGCGGCGGCCCGGACGCGGACTTCGCCCCGTTCTTCCCCAGCTCCGTGGCCTACGGGGCGTCCAAGGCGGCGCTGCAGAACCTGACCGCCAGCCTCGCCCACGAACTCGCCGACCTGAAGATCCGCGTCAACGGCGTGGCCCCGGGATTCGTGCAGACACCGATGATGGGCGATGTAACCCAGGACGCCCGACTCCTGGGACAGGTCCCGATGAAGCGCTTCGCGAGGCCGGAGGAAATCGCCGACGCGGTGGCCTTCCTCACCGGCAACCAGTCCACCTACATCACCGGCATCAGCCTGGACGTCAACGGCGGCTGGCTCACCTGCTGA
- a CDS encoding FAD-dependent oxidoreductase yields MTMPEHDYDVVVLGSGIAGQSAATSAAQAGLKVVLLEKTGKLGGSSAMSGGFFAFSGTEEQAAEGVEDSADLFLQDLLSTGGGVNDHALLDGYLDHQDETYQWLKDQGAKFRALEISSGQSAPRSHNTVITELLANLHRTFTDNGGETLLGHRAVRLVRSTEGRVTGVVVESEGIESLFTARAGVILATGGFSRSTDLLRTFAPEQLAAIPYGGAGNTGDGLKMAWKLGAGVADMSYITATYGSHPETGEEFHELLTAYYMGAIIVNKDGRRFVDESKSYKTLGREVLKQPEGLGFEIFDAKVRAKSHPGIPLNDIGMIEDLGHLFKADTLEELAEAAGIDAAGLGATVARYNVTVAGRGGDEVGRTHLCNGVGDLLPLDQGPFYAYPAKALMTTTYCGLTINPSAEVLDVDGEVIRGLYAVGELTGGFHGAAYMTGTSLGKGVVFGRIAAEHAAAKLASGVAQ; encoded by the coding sequence ATGACCATGCCCGAACACGACTACGACGTGGTGGTCCTCGGATCCGGCATCGCGGGACAGTCCGCAGCCACCAGCGCGGCGCAGGCCGGCCTCAAGGTGGTCCTCCTGGAAAAGACCGGCAAGCTCGGCGGCTCCTCGGCCATGAGCGGCGGATTCTTCGCCTTCTCCGGGACCGAAGAGCAGGCAGCCGAAGGCGTGGAGGACTCCGCGGACCTGTTCCTGCAGGACCTGCTCTCCACCGGCGGCGGCGTCAACGACCATGCCCTGCTGGACGGGTACCTGGACCACCAGGATGAGACATACCAGTGGCTCAAGGACCAGGGCGCGAAGTTCCGGGCCCTGGAGATCAGCTCCGGACAGTCGGCGCCGCGCAGCCATAACACCGTGATCACCGAACTGCTCGCCAACCTGCACCGGACCTTCACCGACAACGGCGGCGAAACCCTTTTGGGACACCGCGCGGTCCGGCTGGTGCGCAGCACCGAAGGCCGGGTGACCGGCGTCGTCGTCGAATCCGAAGGCATCGAGTCCCTGTTCACCGCACGCGCCGGCGTGATCCTCGCGACCGGCGGCTTCAGCCGCAGCACCGATCTGCTGCGCACTTTCGCGCCGGAACAGCTGGCGGCCATCCCCTACGGCGGGGCGGGCAACACCGGTGACGGCCTCAAGATGGCCTGGAAACTCGGTGCCGGCGTGGCGGACATGTCCTACATCACCGCCACCTACGGCTCCCACCCGGAAACCGGCGAGGAGTTCCACGAACTGCTCACCGCGTATTATATGGGCGCGATCATCGTGAACAAGGACGGCCGGCGCTTCGTCGACGAGTCCAAGTCCTACAAGACCCTTGGCCGCGAGGTGCTCAAGCAGCCCGAAGGACTGGGCTTCGAGATCTTCGACGCGAAGGTCAGGGCCAAATCGCACCCCGGCATCCCGCTCAACGACATTGGCATGATCGAGGACCTGGGCCACCTCTTCAAGGCGGACACCCTCGAGGAATTGGCCGAGGCCGCCGGCATCGATGCCGCCGGCCTGGGGGCGACCGTGGCACGGTACAACGTTACGGTGGCCGGCCGCGGCGGGGACGAGGTGGGCCGCACCCACCTGTGCAACGGCGTCGGCGACCTCCTGCCGCTGGACCAGGGACCGTTCTACGCCTACCCGGCCAAGGCCCTGATGACCACCACCTACTGTGGCCTGACCATCAATCCCAGCGCCGAGGTGCTTGACGTCGACGGCGAAGTGATCCGCGGCCTGTATGCGGTCGGGGAGCTGACCGGCGGATTCCACGGCGCCGCCTACATGACCGGCACCTCACTGGGCAAGGGAGTCGTCTTCGGCCGCATTGCAGCGGAGCACGCAGCCGCCAAGCTGGCATCGGGCGTGGCGCAATGA
- a CDS encoding FAD-dependent oxidoreductase → MSMGAPQQKESITATDHGEDSVDEVRRVDVVVVGSGVSGSAAAMTAARRGATVALLEKQTAFGGSAALSAGMFWTAPSVEAYRKRIPLGNVELGSRLVADYEDALAELRAAGLRVADEPKRDIMTFGIGYSTDIHGILAWCRDRIVAAGGEATAGAVVTGLVRNGCAVTGVLVRTADGRRIRYEAAAVVLASGGFQGDRAELTRSVGPNADRLVLRSNPGSVGDGLRLARAAGTGGTTAMSTFYGHLLPYPLPRFETEHYLPYSQYYSGSTVLVNLQGKRFADETDGDELLNQAVTFQPEARGILIFDEFVRSTEVLEEPFPGLGRIDRLGIAIEAGGQHAVAQTLPELVNLVAGWGVERDQLSPTLDRYAEVAGQGGGTADGVTVSASARAPQDGPFYALMVQPSITFTFGGVRTNTRGEALDHDGAAVPGLFAAGADIGGLSNYGYAGGLAPGYITGRWAGTSAAERAASFVRNASLAVVGVDGRGSERNAQ, encoded by the coding sequence ATGAGCATGGGCGCGCCGCAGCAGAAGGAAAGTATTACGGCAACAGACCACGGCGAGGACAGCGTGGACGAGGTCCGCCGGGTGGATGTAGTGGTGGTCGGATCCGGTGTCAGCGGTTCCGCCGCGGCCATGACAGCCGCCCGGCGCGGCGCCACAGTGGCGCTGCTGGAGAAACAGACGGCCTTCGGCGGTTCGGCCGCGCTCTCGGCGGGCATGTTCTGGACCGCGCCCAGCGTGGAGGCCTACCGGAAACGGATTCCGCTGGGCAACGTGGAGCTCGGCAGCCGCTTGGTGGCCGACTATGAAGACGCACTCGCCGAGCTGCGGGCCGCCGGCCTCCGGGTTGCCGACGAGCCGAAGCGGGACATCATGACCTTCGGCATCGGCTACTCCACGGACATCCACGGCATCCTGGCGTGGTGCCGGGACCGGATCGTCGCGGCCGGGGGAGAGGCCACCGCCGGAGCCGTCGTCACCGGACTGGTGCGGAACGGCTGCGCCGTCACGGGAGTTCTGGTGCGCACCGCGGACGGCCGCCGCATCCGCTACGAGGCTGCCGCCGTCGTTTTGGCCAGCGGCGGCTTCCAGGGCGACCGCGCCGAACTGACCCGATCCGTCGGACCTAACGCGGACCGGCTGGTGCTGCGCTCCAACCCCGGCAGCGTCGGCGACGGGCTGCGCCTCGCGCGCGCCGCCGGCACCGGAGGCACGACGGCGATGAGCACCTTCTACGGGCACCTGCTGCCGTATCCGCTCCCCAGGTTCGAGACCGAACACTACCTGCCCTATTCGCAGTACTACTCCGGCTCCACTGTGCTGGTGAACCTGCAGGGCAAGCGCTTCGCGGACGAGACCGACGGCGACGAGCTGCTCAACCAGGCCGTCACCTTCCAGCCTGAAGCGCGCGGGATCCTCATCTTCGACGAGTTCGTCCGAAGCACGGAGGTGCTCGAAGAACCGTTCCCGGGCCTGGGCAGGATCGACCGCCTCGGCATCGCCATCGAAGCCGGCGGCCAGCACGCCGTGGCGCAGACCCTCCCGGAGCTAGTGAACCTGGTCGCCGGCTGGGGCGTGGAGCGCGATCAGCTCTCCCCCACCCTGGACCGGTATGCGGAAGTTGCCGGCCAGGGCGGCGGCACCGCCGACGGCGTAACAGTGTCCGCCTCCGCGCGGGCGCCGCAGGATGGCCCCTTCTACGCGCTCATGGTCCAACCGTCCATCACGTTCACCTTCGGCGGGGTCCGCACCAATACGCGCGGCGAAGCCCTGGATCACGACGGCGCAGCCGTGCCGGGGCTGTTTGCCGCCGGTGCCGATATCGGCGGGCTGTCCAACTACGGCTACGCCGGCGGCCTAGCCCCCGGCTACATCACCGGCCGCTGGGCCGGGACCTCGGCCGCCGAGCGGGCGGCCTCGTTCGTACGGAACGCAAGCCTCGCCGTCGTCGGTGTCGACGGGCGCGGCAGTGAAAGGAACGCACAGTGA
- a CDS encoding FAD-dependent oxidoreductase, with product MRSAAVKSTAGSSTADVLVIGGGGSGMSAAISAATSGATVIVLEKCATVGGSTAMSVGSFTAANTAYQYRAGVNDSIELFVEDMKVANGEFEQRENKELRRILAENAGPTVEWLGSIGVQFLGPTPEPPYEKPRMHNVLPNSGAYAEALLRECRKHGVVIHTSMRVEELLRNAGGEIIGARANGVEYFGRQGVILATGDYSASTEMKAKYVGEDAAKIPPVNPNNTGDGLKLGADAGGVMMQMDRLYEGLRFAPSTRVDPIKMLPSHPLISKAMRLVVERLPRKILAYVIRGALTSWVGPNNTMYRAGAVLVGHAGKRIANEDSDKAMARATAADAKNTAYMIFDERVARKFSAWPNPVSTFPGVAYAYVDDYKRYRPDVYHRAGTIAELAASTGLDPAVLTASVEEWNVKVASGTDGEFGRRHLGQGVTEGPFYALGPMNAYITLADGGLAVDTELRVTTAEGEAIPGLWAAGSTGQGGLQLLNHGLHIGWAMVSGRIAGRNVAQAPSRRDMTAATDVAVG from the coding sequence GTGAGATCAGCAGCAGTGAAATCAACAGCAGGAAGTTCAACGGCGGACGTCCTGGTGATCGGCGGCGGAGGGTCCGGCATGAGTGCCGCGATCTCGGCGGCCACCAGCGGAGCCACCGTGATTGTGCTGGAAAAGTGCGCGACCGTGGGCGGAAGCACGGCGATGTCCGTGGGCTCCTTTACCGCCGCCAACACCGCGTACCAGTACCGTGCGGGAGTCAATGACAGCATCGAGCTGTTCGTCGAGGACATGAAGGTGGCCAACGGCGAATTTGAACAGCGCGAAAACAAGGAACTGCGCCGGATCCTCGCCGAGAACGCGGGCCCCACGGTGGAGTGGCTCGGCAGCATCGGCGTGCAATTCCTCGGCCCCACCCCCGAGCCGCCCTACGAAAAGCCACGAATGCATAACGTCCTGCCCAACTCCGGGGCCTACGCCGAAGCGCTGCTGCGGGAGTGCAGGAAGCACGGAGTGGTCATCCACACATCCATGCGCGTGGAGGAACTGCTGCGCAACGCGGGTGGCGAGATCATCGGCGCGCGGGCCAACGGAGTGGAGTACTTCGGCCGCCAGGGTGTCATCCTGGCCACCGGCGACTACTCGGCTTCTACAGAAATGAAGGCCAAGTACGTGGGGGAGGACGCGGCGAAGATCCCTCCCGTCAACCCCAACAACACCGGCGACGGTCTCAAGCTGGGAGCCGACGCGGGCGGGGTCATGATGCAGATGGACCGCCTGTATGAGGGGCTTCGTTTCGCCCCCTCTACCCGGGTGGACCCGATCAAGATGCTCCCGTCCCATCCACTCATTTCCAAGGCCATGCGCCTGGTGGTCGAGCGTCTGCCGCGGAAGATCCTGGCCTACGTCATCCGCGGCGCACTGACCAGCTGGGTTGGCCCCAACAACACCATGTACCGGGCCGGGGCGGTCCTTGTGGGCCACGCCGGGAAGCGCATCGCCAACGAGGACTCGGACAAGGCCATGGCACGGGCCACCGCCGCCGATGCCAAAAATACCGCGTACATGATCTTCGACGAGCGGGTGGCCCGGAAGTTCTCGGCCTGGCCCAACCCGGTGTCCACGTTCCCCGGAGTGGCCTATGCCTACGTCGACGACTACAAGCGGTATCGCCCGGACGTCTATCACCGGGCCGGCACCATCGCGGAACTGGCCGCGAGCACCGGCCTCGATCCCGCGGTGTTGACCGCAAGCGTTGAGGAGTGGAACGTGAAGGTGGCCAGCGGTACCGACGGTGAATTCGGGCGACGGCATCTTGGCCAGGGCGTGACGGAGGGGCCCTTTTATGCCCTCGGCCCAATGAACGCCTACATCACCTTGGCCGACGGCGGACTGGCCGTCGACACCGAACTGAGGGTGACCACGGCCGAAGGGGAAGCCATCCCCGGCCTGTGGGCGGCCGGATCAACGGGGCAGGGCGGGCTCCAGCTTCTCAACCACGGGCTGCACATTGGCTGGGCAATGGTTTCGGGACGCATCGCCGGCCGCAACGTGGCACAGGCCCCGAGCCGGCGCGACATGACGGCCGCCACGGACGTCGCCGTCGGCTGA
- a CDS encoding glycoside hydrolase family 32 protein codes for MTAATDTITETFRPALHYAAGNTWLNDPNGLIFHDGVYHLYYQNNPQGNVWGNMSWGHATSTDLLTWTEHPVAIACDENEEIFSGSIVYDRDNTSGFGTESVAPLVAIYTSAYKPGSEHEGVQAQSLAHSLDGGYTWTKHTGNPVLNRGSADFRDPKVIRYDGDAGTYWVMVAVEAKDFQVVFYKSDNLKNWELLSTFGPANATGGIWECPDLIPLPVDGDPENLKWVLTVNLNPGGPNNGSAGQYFVGDFDGKSFISASTVSEGLQDPDRLGEYQWLDWGRDYYAAVSFYDAPDNRRLMIAWMNNWEYANHIPTTPWRSPMSLAREITLTASDGNLSLMQQPVGDWAALADPSKSFTLSETTISDTTLVLDGAAGTVQRIDATFAPGSGEEFGLIVRGDGVQGTRVGIRPGEDSLVVDRRESGITDFHETFPSCDSAPIQPLDGGYHLTIFVDHCSVEIFAQGGQVTMTELIFPADTSTDVAVYATGGTATVNYLQITQVA; via the coding sequence ATGACTGCCGCGACCGACACGATAACTGAGACCTTCCGGCCGGCCCTGCACTACGCAGCCGGGAATACCTGGCTCAATGACCCAAACGGCCTGATTTTTCATGACGGCGTCTACCACCTCTACTACCAGAACAACCCGCAGGGAAACGTCTGGGGAAACATGTCCTGGGGACACGCCACTTCCACGGACCTGCTGACCTGGACCGAACACCCTGTCGCCATCGCCTGTGATGAGAACGAAGAGATCTTCTCCGGCAGCATCGTCTATGACCGGGACAACACCAGCGGCTTCGGCACCGAATCCGTTGCCCCCCTTGTGGCCATTTACACCAGCGCCTACAAACCTGGCTCCGAGCATGAGGGCGTCCAGGCCCAGTCCCTTGCTCATAGCCTGGACGGGGGCTACACCTGGACCAAACACACAGGCAACCCCGTGCTCAACCGCGGGTCCGCCGACTTCCGCGACCCCAAAGTCATCCGGTATGACGGCGACGCGGGCACCTACTGGGTGATGGTCGCTGTCGAAGCCAAAGACTTCCAGGTGGTCTTCTACAAATCCGACAACCTGAAGAACTGGGAACTGCTGAGTACCTTCGGCCCGGCGAACGCCACCGGCGGCATCTGGGAATGCCCGGACCTGATCCCCCTTCCTGTGGACGGCGACCCGGAAAACCTCAAGTGGGTCCTAACCGTCAACCTCAACCCCGGCGGACCCAACAACGGCTCAGCCGGCCAATACTTCGTTGGCGACTTCGACGGGAAATCATTCATCTCGGCCAGCACTGTCAGCGAAGGCCTCCAGGACCCTGACCGGCTGGGCGAATACCAGTGGCTGGACTGGGGCCGGGACTACTACGCCGCCGTCTCCTTTTACGACGCCCCGGATAACCGCCGCCTCATGATCGCCTGGATGAATAACTGGGAATACGCCAACCACATCCCCACCACACCCTGGCGCAGCCCCATGAGCCTCGCCCGCGAAATCACACTCACTGCCAGCGACGGCAATTTGAGCCTGATGCAGCAGCCCGTGGGTGATTGGGCAGCGCTGGCCGACCCGTCCAAATCCTTCACCCTTTCAGAAACTACCATTTCCGATACGACGCTGGTTTTGGACGGCGCGGCCGGAACGGTCCAGCGCATTGACGCTACTTTCGCGCCCGGAAGCGGGGAGGAATTCGGTCTTATCGTCCGGGGAGATGGCGTGCAGGGGACGCGGGTGGGCATCCGGCCCGGAGAAGACTCCTTGGTTGTGGACCGCCGGGAATCAGGGATTACAGATTTCCATGAGACCTTCCCCTCTTGCGACTCCGCTCCCATTCAACCGTTGGACGGGGGCTATCACCTCACAATCTTCGTGGACCACTGCTCTGTTGAAATATTCGCCCAAGGCGGTCAGGTCACCATGACCGAGCTAATCTTTCCGGCCGACACCAGTACCGACGTGGCCGTCTACGCAACCGGCGGAACAGCAACCGTGAACTACCTGCAGATCACACAGGTTGCGTAG
- a CDS encoding ATP-binding cassette domain-containing protein encodes MSHAVLSSSRPDVSTQTPALEVRGLGKSFPIGGLFSRQSVRALHRVDLTIGRGEIVALVGESGSGKSTLARCVARLEKPSSGAILLDGVDVLKRDRVQASRAFRSQLQMVFQDPFGSLNPAHRVEHFLRRSLAIHRKGGSSETATQQRLEELMTTVGLQADMLNSYPHELSGGQRQRVAVARALAVEPRVILADEPTSMLDVSVRIGVLNLMRKLRDEQGISMLYITHDLASARYLADRTAVMFAGELVEEGESLDLLANPAHPYTQLLVSAVPDPARAGSYDPVRRAELRQAVMASTSCAFDGDPNQTCSAEEPVRHRVGDPENRHWVRCHLYRPRAGAGGHALAAEPTLATEPTAKQTP; translated from the coding sequence ATGAGCCACGCTGTACTGTCTTCCTCACGTCCAGACGTTTCCACCCAAACCCCCGCCCTCGAGGTCCGCGGACTGGGTAAGTCGTTCCCCATTGGCGGTCTGTTCTCCCGTCAGTCGGTCCGGGCACTGCACCGCGTCGACCTGACCATCGGCCGCGGCGAAATCGTGGCCCTCGTGGGAGAGTCTGGGTCGGGTAAGAGCACCCTGGCCCGCTGCGTTGCCCGGCTCGAGAAGCCGAGCTCCGGCGCGATCCTGCTCGACGGCGTCGACGTCCTCAAGCGCGACCGTGTCCAGGCATCGCGAGCCTTCCGCTCGCAACTGCAGATGGTCTTCCAGGATCCCTTCGGCTCGCTGAATCCTGCCCACAGAGTGGAGCACTTCCTGCGGAGGTCGCTGGCGATCCACCGGAAGGGCGGCAGCTCCGAGACAGCGACGCAGCAGCGACTCGAGGAGCTCATGACCACCGTGGGCCTGCAGGCCGACATGCTGAACTCCTACCCGCACGAGCTCTCCGGCGGGCAGCGCCAACGAGTCGCGGTTGCCCGGGCCCTTGCCGTGGAACCACGGGTCATCCTCGCCGACGAACCCACCTCCATGCTGGATGTTTCGGTCCGGATCGGCGTGCTGAACCTGATGCGAAAGCTCCGCGATGAGCAGGGAATCTCCATGCTCTACATCACCCACGACCTCGCCTCGGCCCGATACCTGGCGGACCGGACGGCGGTCATGTTCGCGGGAGAGCTCGTTGAAGAGGGCGAGTCCTTGGATCTCCTGGCCAACCCGGCCCACCCGTACACGCAGCTGCTGGTCTCGGCCGTCCCGGATCCGGCCCGGGCGGGCTCTTACGATCCTGTCCGCCGTGCCGAGCTGCGGCAGGCTGTGATGGCGTCGACCAGCTGCGCTTTCGACGGCGACCCAAACCAGACCTGCTCGGCCGAGGAACCCGTTCGCCATCGCGTGGGCGACCCCGAAAACCGCCACTGGGTGCGCTGCCACCTCTACCGCCCACGTGCTGGTGCCGGCGGCCATGCACTGGCAGCTGAACCCACGCTGGCAACTGAACCTACAGCCAAGCAAACCCCATGA
- a CDS encoding ABC transporter ATP-binding protein: MTVSQVSFGSHEPVLEVRNLTVKYVGDTRSTTAVDRVSFSIGTGEVFGLAGESGCGKSTIANSIMRLLKDPAKIAGGSISFGGKDVLAMSPEELRRFRWQDVAMVFQSAMNSLNPVLTIGEQIMDIFTTHAGYSRKDSLRRAGELLELVRIDPARLKSYPHQLSGGMRQRAVIAMAVALKPSLLILDEPTTALDVVVQQEIMAQIKELQRELGFSVLFITHDMSLMVELSHRMAVMYGGRIVETAKAHDVYTNPRHPYTQALMGAFPPLTGPRVSLTGLPDGVKFRNIPDLTEAAPGHFVASVSADAEAAVLEGAAR, encoded by the coding sequence GTGACTGTCTCCCAAGTTTCCTTCGGCTCCCACGAGCCCGTCCTGGAGGTCAGGAACCTCACCGTAAAGTACGTCGGCGACACCCGCTCCACCACCGCCGTCGACCGTGTTTCCTTCAGCATCGGCACCGGTGAGGTGTTCGGGCTGGCGGGCGAGTCCGGCTGTGGGAAGTCGACCATCGCCAACTCGATCATGCGGCTCCTTAAGGATCCCGCGAAGATCGCCGGCGGCAGCATCTCCTTTGGCGGCAAGGACGTCCTGGCCATGAGCCCGGAGGAGCTGCGGCGTTTCCGCTGGCAGGACGTGGCCATGGTGTTCCAGTCGGCCATGAACTCGCTGAACCCGGTGCTGACCATCGGCGAGCAGATCATGGATATTTTCACCACTCATGCGGGCTACTCGCGTAAGGACTCGCTGCGGCGTGCCGGTGAGTTGCTCGAATTGGTGAGGATCGACCCCGCACGCCTCAAGTCCTACCCGCACCAGCTCTCGGGCGGCATGCGGCAGCGCGCCGTGATCGCCATGGCCGTGGCGCTCAAGCCGTCCCTGTTGATCCTCGACGAACCTACCACCGCGCTGGACGTGGTGGTGCAGCAGGAAATCATGGCCCAAATCAAGGAACTCCAACGCGAACTGGGCTTCTCCGTCCTCTTCATCACCCACGACATGTCCCTCATGGTGGAGCTCTCGCACCGCATGGCCGTGATGTACGGAGGCCGGATCGTGGAGACCGCGAAAGCCCATGACGTCTACACCAACCCCCGCCACCCCTACACGCAGGCCCTGATGGGTGCATTCCCGCCGCTCACCGGTCCGAGGGTTTCGCTGACCGGACTGCCCGACGGCGTGAAGTTCCGGAACATCCCGGACCTCACCGAAGCAGCACCCGGCCATTTCGTGGCATCTGTCAGTGCCGACGCTGAAGCAGCCGTCCTGGAAGGAGCCGCACGATGA